One genomic segment of Salinigranum rubrum includes these proteins:
- a CDS encoding YgaP family membrane protein produces MFERNVGGVDRLVRALLAVALTVVAVSALRSGNRSLGVVAALGAVGAGFNATTCFCGVNAALGLDTAREE; encoded by the coding sequence ATGTTCGAACGCAACGTCGGCGGCGTCGACCGACTCGTCCGCGCACTGCTGGCGGTCGCACTCACGGTCGTCGCGGTCAGCGCGCTCCGGTCGGGGAACCGCTCGCTCGGCGTCGTCGCCGCGCTGGGCGCGGTCGGAGCGGGATTCAACGCGACGACGTGTTTCTGCGGCGTGAACGCCGCGCTCGGACTCGACACGGCCCGAGAGGAGTAG
- the icd gene encoding isocitrate dehydrogenase (NADP(+)), with the protein MSYDKVEVPEAGEPITLADEETGELDVPANPIIPIIHGDGIGTDVGPAAQQVLDAAAEATGRSIAWMRVYAGASAREKYDENLPDDTVSAIRDHRVAIKGPLTTPVGAGFRSLNVALRQKLDLYANVRPTYHIDGVPSPVKNPGQMDMVTFRENTEDVYAGIEWEAGTDESEQVRDFVEEEMGFDSTIHDGPVGIGVKPISEFGSKRLIREAIDYAIENDREKVTLVHKGNIMKFTEGAFRDWGYEVAEEEYGDDVITEDELWEEYDGEAPEGALVVNDRIADNMLQQLLTRTGDYEVIATMNLNGDYMSDAAGAQIGGLGIAPGANFGQGRCLAEPVHGSAPKYAGEDKVNPTAMILSGRIMLEYLGWKDAADLVKEAVEETISSGTVTYDLHRQIEGGTKVATSEFADAVCETIEELA; encoded by the coding sequence ATGAGCTACGACAAGGTCGAGGTCCCCGAAGCGGGCGAGCCCATCACGCTCGCCGACGAGGAGACCGGAGAACTCGACGTACCGGCGAACCCCATCATCCCGATCATCCACGGCGACGGCATCGGGACGGACGTCGGTCCGGCGGCACAGCAGGTGCTCGACGCCGCTGCCGAGGCGACCGGACGCTCCATCGCGTGGATGCGCGTCTACGCCGGCGCCTCCGCCCGCGAGAAGTACGACGAGAACCTCCCTGACGACACGGTTTCCGCGATTCGTGACCACCGTGTCGCCATCAAGGGCCCGCTCACGACGCCGGTCGGGGCCGGCTTCCGCTCGCTGAACGTCGCACTCCGTCAGAAACTGGACCTCTACGCCAACGTCCGACCCACCTACCACATCGACGGCGTCCCTTCGCCCGTGAAGAACCCGGGCCAGATGGACATGGTCACCTTCCGGGAGAACACCGAGGACGTCTACGCCGGCATCGAGTGGGAGGCCGGAACCGACGAGTCCGAGCAGGTCCGCGACTTCGTCGAGGAGGAGATGGGCTTCGACTCGACCATCCACGACGGGCCGGTCGGCATCGGCGTCAAGCCCATCTCGGAGTTCGGCTCCAAGCGCCTCATCCGCGAGGCCATCGACTACGCCATCGAGAACGACCGCGAGAAGGTCACCCTCGTCCACAAGGGGAACATCATGAAGTTCACCGAGGGCGCCTTCCGCGACTGGGGCTACGAGGTCGCAGAGGAGGAGTACGGCGACGACGTCATCACCGAGGACGAACTCTGGGAGGAGTACGACGGCGAGGCCCCCGAGGGGGCGCTCGTGGTCAACGACCGTATCGCCGACAACATGCTCCAGCAACTGCTCACCCGCACCGGTGATTACGAGGTCATCGCGACGATGAACCTCAACGGCGACTACATGTCCGACGCCGCCGGCGCACAGATCGGCGGCCTCGGCATCGCCCCCGGTGCCAACTTCGGCCAGGGTCGCTGTCTCGCCGAACCGGTCCACGGGAGCGCACCGAAGTACGCCGGCGAGGACAAGGTCAACCCGACCGCGATGATCCTTTCGGGCCGCATCATGCTCGAGTACCTCGGCTGGAAGGACGCCGCCGACCTCGTCAAAGAGGCCGTCGAGGAGACCATCTCCTCCGGCACCGTCACGTACGACCTCCACCGCCAGATCGAGGGCGGCACCAAGGTCGCCACCAGCGAGTTCGCCGACGCCGTCTGCGAGACGATCGAGGAACTCGCGTAA
- a CDS encoding isoaspartyl peptidase/L-asparaginase gives MHVIVHGGAGNAPVAPTERRAVLDEAAAAGAGEETPLAAVEAAVRVLEHDERFNAGRGSAVQVDGHVRVDAGVMTAEREVGAVASLTGVEHPVSVARAVCEETPHVLLAGEGGEAFAAHVGVDTGVDLTTDATRERFAAAEPPDGADAQVEWVREHFGDDAGGADPSIEGEKDHDTVGAVAGDGERFAAATSTGGRWFALTGRVGDVPQVGSGFYCSPAGGASATGAGEDIARTTLARRAVDRLDAGDDPQSAADAALARFVEETESRAGLIVLSGDGVGSAYNSEAMQTSTARR, from the coding sequence ATGCACGTAATCGTCCACGGGGGGGCCGGCAACGCGCCGGTCGCGCCGACGGAGCGCCGAGCCGTCCTCGACGAGGCCGCAGCCGCCGGTGCCGGGGAGGAGACGCCGCTCGCCGCGGTCGAAGCCGCCGTTCGCGTCCTCGAACACGACGAACGGTTCAACGCCGGCCGCGGGAGCGCCGTCCAGGTCGACGGTCACGTGAGGGTCGACGCCGGCGTGATGACCGCCGAGAGAGAAGTCGGCGCCGTCGCCTCCCTCACCGGCGTCGAACACCCCGTCTCGGTCGCCCGCGCCGTCTGCGAGGAAACGCCGCACGTCCTCCTCGCCGGCGAGGGCGGAGAGGCGTTCGCCGCGCACGTCGGCGTCGACACCGGCGTCGACCTCACGACCGACGCGACCCGCGAGCGGTTCGCGGCCGCCGAGCCTCCCGACGGGGCGGACGCGCAGGTCGAGTGGGTCCGCGAGCACTTCGGCGACGACGCGGGCGGGGCGGACCCAAGCATCGAGGGGGAGAAAGACCACGACACCGTCGGAGCCGTCGCGGGCGACGGCGAGCGGTTCGCGGCGGCGACCTCCACCGGTGGGCGGTGGTTCGCGCTCACGGGTCGCGTCGGCGACGTCCCCCAGGTCGGGTCGGGGTTCTACTGCTCACCCGCCGGCGGCGCCTCGGCGACGGGGGCGGGCGAGGACATCGCGCGGACGACGCTCGCGCGCCGTGCCGTCGACCGCCTCGACGCCGGGGACGACCCACAGTCAGCGGCCGACGCGGCGCTGGCACGGTTCGTCGAGGAGACCGAATCGCGGGCGGGCCTCATCGTGCTCTCGGGCGACGGGGTCGGGAGCGCGTACAACAGCGAGGCGATGCAGACGAGTACGGCGCGCCGGTGA
- a CDS encoding helix-turn-helix domain-containing protein has protein sequence MKSLRLRLTLDEPTLHPMHAFVCRHEAFTRSHLIHWNTGGDGTVSMIFNVEGERPEVYADALESVESVVDSEVSVRGGESFYVYVRDDLREADRRLLATYRSESLVVVPPVTYRGDRSMAFTLVGTVEAVQSAVSDTPDDVAVDVLSVRPYDAGAVDPLLRLTARQREAVDAAVDIGYYGARREGSVSDVAEALGCSPATAAEHLRKAEAEIMSRAVERRL, from the coding sequence ATGAAATCCCTCCGGCTTCGCCTCACACTGGACGAGCCGACCCTCCACCCGATGCACGCCTTCGTCTGCCGGCACGAGGCGTTCACCCGGAGCCACCTGATCCACTGGAACACCGGCGGGGACGGGACCGTCTCGATGATATTCAACGTGGAGGGCGAACGACCCGAGGTGTACGCCGACGCGCTCGAATCGGTCGAGTCGGTCGTCGACTCCGAGGTGTCCGTTCGGGGAGGGGAGTCGTTCTACGTCTACGTCCGCGACGACCTGCGCGAGGCCGACCGTCGGCTACTGGCGACGTACCGGAGCGAGAGCCTCGTGGTCGTCCCGCCCGTGACCTACCGGGGCGACCGGTCGATGGCGTTCACGCTCGTCGGGACCGTCGAGGCGGTCCAGTCGGCCGTCTCCGACACGCCGGACGACGTCGCCGTCGACGTGCTCTCTGTCCGTCCCTACGACGCCGGAGCCGTCGACCCGCTGCTCCGACTCACGGCGCGACAGCGCGAGGCGGTCGACGCCGCTGTCGACATCGGCTACTACGGGGCCCGTCGGGAGGGGTCGGTCTCGGACGTCGCCGAGGCCCTCGGCTGTTCGCCGGCGACGGCGGCCGAACACCTCCGGAAGGCGGAGGCCGAAATCATGTCGCGGGCGGTCGAGCGTCGGCTGTGA
- a CDS encoding NADH-quinone oxidoreductase subunit D, with amino-acid sequence MADASPALDRRTADTSHEALESLIGEFVLKRDDHLNAPGFEIRPDAVQDVLSTLESEAGFDHLSCVTAQEYEDRYESIYHLTSYDDRTREVSIVVPTPKDLSTSQTAEPVFRTADWHEREAYDLVGIEYEGHPDLRRILLPETWQGHPLSLDYDQDRPQIVPYTENRNPIEADSKGENDETMLINVGPHHPATHGVLHVEATLSGEQVVDLDPDLGYIHRCEEQMCQQGTYRYQIMPYPDRWDWSGAGLLNEWAYARVAEDMADIEVPEYAKLVRTMSAELSRILAHLLAVGTYALDVVGEFTATFMYAIRDREKVQSILEDLTGQRLMFNYFRLGGVVWDLPEPRGAFFEEVRDLVDHLAEALGEYHDLLTANEIIQLRTVDVGVLPPDVAKSYGVTGPVARGSGIDYDLRRDDPYGYYDELDWNVVTEDGCDNYSRLLVRLREVEESARIIEQCVDLLEDWPESDREIQANVPRTLRPEDDTEIYRAVEGAKGELGIYMRADGTDKPARFKIRGPSFSNLQALPEMAAGEYVADMIASLGSLDTIMGEVDR; translated from the coding sequence ATGGCCGACGCATCCCCCGCTCTCGACCGCCGGACAGCCGACACGAGTCACGAAGCCCTCGAATCGCTCATCGGCGAGTTCGTCCTCAAGCGCGACGACCACCTCAACGCGCCGGGGTTCGAGATTCGCCCCGACGCCGTCCAGGACGTGCTCTCGACGCTCGAATCCGAGGCCGGTTTCGACCACCTCTCGTGCGTCACGGCCCAGGAGTACGAGGACCGCTACGAGTCCATCTACCACCTCACCTCGTACGACGACCGGACCCGCGAGGTGAGTATCGTGGTCCCCACCCCGAAGGACCTCTCGACGAGCCAGACGGCCGAACCGGTGTTTCGGACGGCGGACTGGCACGAACGGGAAGCGTACGACCTGGTGGGCATCGAGTACGAGGGCCACCCCGATTTACGAAGAATCCTGCTCCCCGAGACGTGGCAGGGTCACCCCCTCTCGCTCGACTACGACCAGGACCGCCCACAGATCGTACCGTACACCGAGAACCGCAATCCCATCGAGGCCGATTCGAAGGGCGAGAACGACGAGACGATGCTCATCAACGTCGGACCGCACCACCCCGCGACCCACGGCGTCCTCCACGTCGAGGCGACCCTCAGCGGCGAGCAGGTGGTCGACCTCGACCCGGACCTCGGTTACATCCACCGCTGTGAGGAGCAGATGTGCCAGCAGGGAACCTACCGCTACCAGATCATGCCGTATCCCGACCGCTGGGACTGGAGCGGGGCCGGCCTGTTGAACGAGTGGGCGTACGCGCGCGTGGCCGAGGACATGGCCGACATCGAAGTCCCCGAGTACGCGAAACTCGTGCGAACGATGAGTGCGGAACTCTCTCGGATCCTCGCGCACCTGCTCGCCGTGGGGACGTACGCGCTGGACGTCGTCGGCGAGTTCACGGCCACGTTCATGTACGCGATTCGCGACCGCGAGAAGGTCCAGTCGATCCTCGAAGACCTGACGGGCCAGCGGCTGATGTTCAACTACTTTCGCCTGGGCGGGGTGGTCTGGGACCTCCCCGAACCCCGTGGAGCGTTCTTCGAGGAGGTTCGAGACCTCGTCGACCACCTCGCCGAGGCACTGGGAGAGTACCACGACCTCCTGACGGCGAACGAGATCATCCAGCTTCGGACGGTCGACGTCGGCGTGTTACCCCCGGACGTCGCCAAGTCCTACGGCGTGACCGGCCCCGTTGCGCGCGGGTCGGGCATCGACTACGACCTCCGCCGTGACGACCCGTACGGCTACTACGACGAACTCGACTGGAACGTCGTCACCGAGGACGGCTGCGACAACTACTCGCGCCTCCTGGTCCGACTCCGCGAGGTCGAAGAGTCGGCGAGGATCATCGAACAGTGCGTCGACCTCCTGGAGGACTGGCCCGAGTCGGACCGAGAGATCCAAGCGAACGTTCCCCGGACGCTGCGCCCCGAGGACGACACCGAAATCTACCGCGCGGTCGAGGGTGCGAAGGGCGAACTCGGCATCTATATGCGGGCCGATGGAACGGACAAGCCCGCGCGCTTCAAGATTCGCGGCCCCTCCTTTTCGAACCTCCAGGCGCTCCCCGAGATGGCGGCGGGCGAGTACGTGGCCGATATGATCGCGTCGCTCGGCAGCCTCGACACGATCATGGGCGAAGTGGACCGCTGA
- the ppk1 gene encoding polyphosphate kinase 1: protein MSQEEVSDDAAAQSTDGDASASASRSASDATVDSDSDATVDVFPDTTFEVGDAVDLDDPSLYLNRELSELAFQRRVLYEAVDGRNPLLERAKFLAIVTRNMDEFFMKRVGGLKQQMDAGVTELTPDGRTPEEQWEAILEESRALLTRQAACYDGVRSALADEGVRIVDWADLSPQERADLSDYFEQNVLPTLTPLTFDPAHPFPFISNLSLSLAVLTSDGSDVKFSRVKLPRNRPRLVDVGGVARDADADTDERRYVRLEHVIEANLDRLFPNVDVLDTSLFRVTRNAEVRRNEEIAEGLVGVIEDVLRQRRFATVVRLEISSDTPDRVRDLLVDQLGVSEREVVTLDGLLDYTALFSLAGLDRPDLKLDPWSPQAHPRFAGVDPDAPQELFTEIREKDVLVHHPYHSFSTTVQSFLDAAASDPDVLAIKAAIYRTASDSKVIESLIEAAKNGKQVAVMVELKARFDEENNLRWVKRLEEEGIHVAYGTIGLKTHSKTALVVREETDGVQLYSHVATGNYHSETAKTYTDLGLLTSDRDVGQDLVKLFNFFTGHSLHESYRKLLVAPENMRREFTRLVRREADHARQGREAKIVAKMNSLEDPEMVKELYRASTAGVDIDLLVRGICRLRPGIEGVSETVDVSSVVGRFLEHSRIFYFENDGSPEYYIGSADWMTRNLDRRVEAVTPVEDPDLREELQFVLDAARGDNRKRWVMDADGRYEQVRPEDGEPVRSSHQQLMERARAATPDDEPTGVFQSNADAGRESRVDFSDVFTDDR, encoded by the coding sequence ATGTCACAGGAAGAGGTCTCGGACGACGCCGCGGCGCAGTCGACCGACGGGGACGCTTCGGCGTCCGCCTCCAGGTCCGCTTCCGACGCCACCGTCGACAGCGATTCGGACGCCACCGTCGACGTCTTCCCCGACACGACGTTCGAGGTCGGTGACGCGGTCGACCTCGACGACCCTTCCCTGTATCTCAACCGCGAACTCTCCGAACTCGCCTTCCAGCGCCGCGTCCTCTACGAGGCGGTCGACGGGCGCAACCCCCTCCTGGAACGCGCGAAGTTCCTCGCCATCGTCACCCGCAACATGGACGAGTTCTTCATGAAGCGGGTCGGCGGCCTGAAACAGCAGATGGACGCCGGCGTCACGGAACTGACGCCCGACGGTCGGACGCCCGAGGAGCAGTGGGAGGCGATCTTAGAGGAGTCGCGCGCGCTCCTCACGCGACAGGCGGCCTGTTACGACGGAGTCCGGTCCGCCCTTGCCGACGAGGGCGTCCGCATCGTCGACTGGGCCGACCTCTCTCCCCAGGAACGGGCCGACCTCAGCGACTACTTCGAACAGAACGTCCTCCCCACGCTGACGCCGCTGACGTTCGACCCCGCCCATCCGTTCCCGTTCATCTCGAACCTCTCGCTCTCGCTCGCGGTGCTCACGAGCGACGGCTCCGACGTGAAGTTCTCGCGGGTGAAGCTTCCCCGTAACCGCCCGCGGCTCGTCGACGTCGGCGGCGTCGCCCGCGATGCCGACGCCGACACCGACGAGCGCCGGTACGTCCGGCTCGAACACGTCATCGAGGCGAATCTCGACCGCCTCTTCCCCAACGTGGACGTGCTCGACACCTCGCTCTTCCGGGTGACGCGCAACGCCGAAGTGCGGCGGAACGAGGAGATCGCCGAGGGACTCGTCGGGGTGATCGAGGACGTGCTCCGCCAGCGGCGGTTCGCCACCGTCGTCCGGCTGGAGATATCCTCCGACACCCCCGACCGGGTGCGGGATCTCCTCGTCGACCAACTCGGCGTCTCCGAGCGCGAGGTGGTCACGCTCGACGGCCTGCTCGACTACACCGCCCTCTTCTCGCTCGCGGGCCTCGACCGCCCCGACCTGAAGCTCGATCCGTGGTCGCCGCAGGCGCACCCCCGGTTCGCCGGCGTCGACCCCGACGCCCCCCAGGAGCTGTTCACGGAGATCAGAGAGAAGGACGTGCTCGTCCACCACCCGTACCACTCCTTTTCGACCACCGTCCAGTCGTTCCTCGACGCCGCCGCCTCGGACCCCGACGTCCTCGCCATCAAGGCGGCCATCTACCGGACCGCCTCCGATTCGAAGGTCATCGAGAGCCTCATCGAGGCGGCGAAGAACGGCAAGCAGGTCGCGGTGATGGTCGAACTCAAGGCCCGATTCGACGAGGAGAACAACCTCCGGTGGGTCAAACGCCTGGAGGAAGAGGGCATTCACGTCGCCTACGGCACCATCGGCCTCAAGACGCACTCGAAGACGGCGCTCGTCGTGCGCGAAGAGACCGACGGCGTACAGCTGTACTCGCACGTCGCCACCGGCAACTACCACTCCGAGACGGCCAAGACGTACACCGATCTGGGACTCCTGACGTCGGACCGCGACGTCGGCCAGGACCTCGTGAAGCTGTTCAACTTCTTCACCGGCCACTCGCTGCACGAATCCTACCGGAAGCTCCTGGTCGCCCCCGAGAACATGCGCCGGGAGTTCACCCGACTCGTCCGCCGCGAGGCCGACCACGCCCGCCAGGGGAGGGAGGCGAAGATCGTCGCGAAGATGAACTCCCTGGAGGATCCCGAGATGGTGAAGGAACTGTACCGCGCGTCGACGGCCGGCGTCGACATCGACCTCCTGGTGCGGGGGATCTGTCGGCTCCGCCCCGGCATCGAGGGCGTGAGCGAGACGGTCGACGTCTCCTCCGTCGTCGGTCGGTTCCTCGAACACTCGCGGATATTCTACTTCGAGAACGACGGCAGCCCCGAGTACTACATCGGGAGCGCGGACTGGATGACGCGCAACCTCGACCGTCGCGTCGAGGCCGTCACCCCCGTCGAGGATCCCGACCTCCGCGAGGAGTTGCAGTTCGTCCTCGACGCGGCCCGCGGGGACAACCGCAAGCGCTGGGTGATGGACGCCGACGGGAGGTACGAGCAGGTCCGCCCCGAGGACGGTGAACCGGTCCGCAGCAGCCACCAGCAGTTGATGGAGCGCGCCCGGGCGGCGACCCCCGACGACGAGCCGACGGGCGTGTTTCAGTCGAACGCCGACGCCGGCCGCGAGTCGCGCGTCGACTTCTCCGACGTGTTCACCGACGACCGCTGA
- a CDS encoding metallophosphoesterase family protein — MTTPQFNHSVEAQHHRIDADEWDDIYVVGDVHGCLRELKTLVDRIGPSDDDLFVFVGDLVRKGPDSKGVVDFVRAHDNMVTIRGNNEEKLLRGTKELPELTTEDLAWIRSLPVAISFEDALVVHGGVDPRKSLEAHDVDDLLEMRSLSSGYERPFWWEKHDGPQTVFFGHTPIADPVIREHAVGLDTGCVYGGSLTAYSWYDETVLELETDRTVQHRPASKFVTPRMPVLQ; from the coding sequence ATGACTACCCCTCAGTTCAACCACAGCGTCGAGGCGCAGCACCACCGAATCGACGCGGACGAGTGGGACGACATCTACGTCGTGGGCGACGTCCACGGCTGTCTCCGCGAACTGAAGACGCTCGTCGACCGCATCGGTCCCTCCGACGACGACCTGTTCGTCTTCGTCGGTGACCTCGTCCGCAAGGGGCCCGACAGCAAGGGAGTCGTCGACTTCGTTCGGGCGCACGACAACATGGTCACCATCCGCGGCAACAACGAGGAGAAACTCCTCCGCGGGACGAAGGAACTCCCCGAACTCACTACCGAAGACCTCGCGTGGATCCGCTCGCTTCCCGTCGCCATCTCCTTCGAGGACGCCCTCGTCGTCCACGGCGGCGTCGACCCGCGCAAGTCCTTGGAGGCGCACGACGTCGACGACCTCCTGGAGATGCGGTCGCTCTCCAGCGGATACGAGCGCCCCTTCTGGTGGGAGAAACACGACGGGCCGCAGACGGTGTTCTTCGGCCACACGCCCATCGCGGACCCCGTCATCCGCGAGCACGCGGTCGGCCTCGACACGGGCTGTGTCTACGGCGGGTCGCTGACGGCGTACAGTTGGTACGACGAGACCGTCCTCGAACTGGAGACCGACCGGACGGTCCAGCACCGCCCCGCGTCGAAGTTCGTCACGCCGCGGATGCCCGTCCTCCAGTGA
- a CDS encoding PAS domain S-box protein has protein sequence MTDESSTDVVRVLHIDDTPDFADVVATHLERDNDGFVVETATDANEGLEMFVADEFDCVVSDYDMPGRDGIALLESIRAVDPDLPFILFTGKGSEEVASDAISAGVTDYLQKERGTDQYTVLANRIENAVAHYRSQRLVERSERRLREIVDAIPQFLYVVDEDGSYLLANEALADFHGTSVSELEGSNVTDVFDDDDVAQFTADLEDVLESGITKHVPIIEIPDSTGEVRRLEPRILPYDLAETDKDAVLGLTVDVTEHEERSRDLERTYERMRLALEHTDSVVFEIDFDTGAVVRHGTYERSFGVSPDETPTWEDHLEHAVHPEDREAFRRFHERLIDGERHRDEIVYRTNPENGGVRWMRATVYVRQESGGSPRQAIGISRDVTEQRRHERELEQANTLLSTLFDTLPVGVLAEDASRQVLAVNQQLFDLFEMPGSSEDVVGADCGRLARAVSDQFVDPEGFTRRIDELIAEREPVRDEELVRRDGRTFARSHQPIDLSDGAGHLWVYHDVTERTEHERRLEALHEATQELMAAETREEVAEVGVEATQRILGFDANSIHLHDEGSGLVPVAVSDTIHDLIDEVPTFTDGGSIAWRVYEEGEPLAIDDVLDDPDVYNPETSIRSELLLPIGEHGLLLAGAPTPEAFDQRDVVLGESWSATSPRRSNRSNGRGRSRPANGN, from the coding sequence ATGACCGACGAGTCATCTACGGACGTCGTCCGTGTCCTCCACATCGATGACACGCCGGACTTCGCCGACGTGGTCGCCACGCACCTCGAACGTGACAACGACGGATTCGTCGTCGAAACCGCCACGGACGCGAACGAGGGGCTGGAGATGTTCGTCGCCGACGAGTTCGACTGCGTCGTGTCGGACTACGACATGCCCGGACGCGACGGGATCGCTCTCCTCGAATCGATTCGGGCGGTCGACCCCGACCTGCCGTTCATCCTGTTCACGGGGAAGGGGTCGGAGGAGGTCGCCAGCGACGCGATCTCGGCAGGGGTCACCGACTACCTCCAGAAAGAGCGGGGCACCGACCAGTACACCGTGCTCGCCAACCGGATCGAGAACGCCGTCGCCCACTACCGCTCACAGCGACTGGTCGAGCGGAGTGAACGCCGACTGCGCGAGATCGTCGACGCCATCCCACAGTTCCTGTACGTGGTCGACGAGGACGGTTCCTACCTGCTCGCGAACGAGGCCCTCGCGGACTTTCACGGCACATCGGTCTCGGAACTCGAAGGATCGAACGTGACGGACGTGTTCGACGACGACGACGTCGCCCAGTTCACGGCCGACCTCGAAGACGTACTCGAGTCGGGGATCACGAAGCACGTACCGATCATCGAGATTCCCGACTCGACGGGGGAAGTCCGTCGCCTCGAACCGCGCATCCTCCCGTACGACCTCGCGGAGACCGACAAGGATGCGGTGCTCGGACTGACCGTCGACGTCACCGAACACGAGGAGCGCTCCCGCGACCTCGAACGGACGTACGAGCGGATGCGACTCGCCCTCGAACACACCGACTCGGTCGTCTTCGAGATCGACTTCGACACCGGCGCCGTGGTCCGTCACGGGACCTACGAGCGGTCCTTCGGCGTCTCACCCGACGAGACGCCGACGTGGGAGGACCACCTCGAGCACGCGGTGCACCCAGAGGACAGGGAGGCGTTTCGGCGGTTCCACGAACGACTGATCGACGGCGAGCGCCACCGTGACGAGATCGTCTACCGCACGAACCCCGAGAACGGGGGCGTTCGCTGGATGAGAGCCACCGTCTACGTCCGACAGGAGTCGGGCGGGTCTCCTCGGCAGGCGATCGGCATCTCTCGGGACGTCACCGAACAGCGGCGACACGAGCGCGAACTCGAACAGGCGAACACCCTGCTCTCGACGCTGTTCGACACGCTCCCCGTCGGCGTCCTCGCCGAGGACGCTTCCCGGCAGGTGTTGGCGGTCAATCAGCAACTGTTCGACCTGTTCGAGATGCCCGGGAGTTCCGAGGACGTCGTCGGGGCGGACTGCGGGCGACTGGCACGAGCGGTCAGCGACCAGTTCGTCGACCCCGAGGGGTTCACCCGGCGAATCGACGAACTGATAGCCGAACGCGAACCGGTCCGCGACGAGGAACTGGTGCGCCGCGACGGGCGGACGTTCGCCCGGAGCCACCAGCCGATCGACCTCTCCGACGGCGCCGGACACCTCTGGGTCTACCACGACGTCACCGAGCGCACGGAACACGAACGTCGACTCGAGGCGCTGCACGAGGCGACGCAGGAACTCATGGCCGCCGAGACGCGCGAGGAGGTGGCCGAGGTCGGCGTCGAGGCGACCCAGCGGATCCTGGGGTTCGACGCGAACTCGATCCATCTACACGACGAGGGGTCGGGGCTCGTCCCCGTCGCCGTCTCCGACACCATCCACGACCTCATCGACGAGGTGCCGACGTTCACCGACGGCGGCAGTATCGCGTGGCGGGTCTACGAGGAGGGCGAACCGCTCGCGATCGACGACGTCCTCGACGACCCGGACGTGTACAACCCCGAGACGTCCATCCGGAGCGAACTGCTGCTCCCGATCGGTGAACACGGACTCCTGCTCGCGGGGGCGCCGACACCAGAGGCGTTCGACCAGCGGGACGTCGTTCTGGGGGAATCCTGGTCGGCAACGTCGCCGCGGCGCTCGAACAGGTCAAACGGACGGGGCAGGTCCAGGCCCGCGAACGGGAACTGA
- a CDS encoding sensor histidine kinase, with amino-acid sequence MKEFTSIVSHDLRSPLNVAEGRLALAMDECESDHLPQAAQALDRMGALIDDLLTLAREGDREREAETVDLASLARSSWRHVATADATLVTETERTVRGDESRLQQLFENLFRNSVEHGGDDITVTVGDTGTGFYVADNGPGIPADTREAVFDAGYSTVPNGTGFGLSIVKQVVDDHGWTIAVTDSADGGTRVEVTDVDGEP; translated from the coding sequence CTGAAGGAGTTCACGAGCATCGTCTCGCACGACCTCCGCAGTCCGCTGAACGTGGCCGAGGGACGGCTGGCCCTGGCGATGGACGAGTGCGAGAGCGACCACCTCCCGCAGGCGGCTCAGGCGCTCGATCGGATGGGGGCGTTGATCGACGACCTCCTGACGCTCGCGCGCGAGGGTGACCGGGAACGTGAGGCGGAGACGGTCGACCTCGCGTCCCTCGCGCGGAGCAGTTGGCGACACGTCGCGACGGCCGACGCCACGCTGGTCACGGAGACCGAGCGGACGGTCCGAGGGGACGAGAGTCGGCTCCAGCAACTGTTCGAGAACCTCTTCCGCAACAGCGTGGAACACGGCGGCGACGACATCACCGTGACGGTCGGTGACACGGGGACGGGGTTCTACGTGGCTGACAACGGGCCGGGAATCCCGGCAGACACCCGCGAAGCGGTGTTCGATGCCGGCTACTCGACGGTGCCGAACGGGACCGGGTTCGGGCTGAGTATCGTCAAGCAGGTCGTCGACGACCACGGGTGGACCATCGCGGTCACCGACTCCGCCGACGGCGGCACGCGCGTCGAGGTCACGGACGTCGACGGCGAACCGTAG